In one window of Poriferisphaera corsica DNA:
- a CDS encoding DUF3891 family protein, whose protein sequence is MIIIPQSDNMIRIVFQPDHARHAAQMIQHWQRPCILPKALWERLITATKHHDDGWHRHKYQPLISDDGCPYSFLSLPVRTHIKYLKYCIESLIKEDRYQAVLVLLHFKYIFSETKSDIKDQCLVDHYLSWTDQQIDLSIARLRDEEPSEYQEGFTRPNLRLAQRIMTFADRLSLMLIGALPWNRFEGSVSYDINDVPLRYKPDEWGVRLDPWPFMDPFFSVNVNARSLSEQHYETSEEFFDVLGAAPTYRITHRMMPYE, encoded by the coding sequence ATGATCATAATCCCACAATCCGATAACATGATCCGTATTGTGTTTCAGCCTGACCATGCCAGGCATGCTGCGCAGATGATTCAACATTGGCAGCGCCCGTGTATTCTTCCAAAAGCTTTATGGGAAAGACTGATAACCGCAACTAAGCATCATGACGATGGTTGGCATAGACATAAATATCAGCCTCTCATTAGTGATGATGGTTGCCCCTATTCATTTCTCTCGCTCCCTGTTCGTACACATATCAAGTATCTCAAATATTGCATTGAAAGCCTGATCAAAGAAGATCGATATCAAGCAGTACTCGTGTTGCTGCATTTTAAATATATTTTTTCAGAAACAAAAAGTGATATTAAAGATCAATGTCTGGTGGATCATTATCTTTCATGGACGGATCAACAAATAGATTTGAGCATCGCCCGTTTGCGAGATGAAGAACCTTCAGAATACCAAGAAGGGTTTACACGGCCTAACTTGCGCTTAGCACAAAGGATTATGACTTTCGCTGATCGGTTAAGCCTGATGTTAATCGGTGCCCTGCCGTGGAATAGGTTCGAAGGTTCAGTAAGCTATGATATTAATGATGTGCCGCTTCGTTATAAGCCTGATGAATGGGGCGTGAGATTAGACCCTTGGCCATTCATGGATCCTTTCTTTTCTGTCAATGTTAATGCTCGTTCTTTATCCGAACAGCATTACGAAACATCAGAAGAATTCTTCGATGTTTTGGGTGCTGCTCCAACCTATAGAATCACTCACCGCATGATGCCATATGAATAA
- a CDS encoding PEP-CTERM sorting domain-containing protein codes for MAFHGIYDEDNANGTALAAAGTTNTFDDGPSLAFDCMVPSVPEPASFALFGLSGLVMICRRR; via the coding sequence TTGGCATTCCATGGTATTTACGATGAAGACAATGCAAATGGAACAGCTCTCGCTGCTGCTGGCACGACGAATACGTTTGATGACGGTCCATCACTCGCGTTTGATTGCATGGTACCATCGGTTCCCGAACCAGCTTCCTTTGCTCTGTTTGGTTTGAGTGGTTTGGTAATGATTTGTCGTCGCAGGTAA
- a CDS encoding PEP-CTERM sorting domain-containing protein (PEP-CTERM proteins occur, often in large numbers, in the proteomes of bacteria that also encode an exosortase, a predicted intramembrane cysteine proteinase. The presence of a PEP-CTERM domain at a protein's C-terminus predicts cleavage within the sorting domain, followed by covalent anchoring to some some component of the (usually Gram-negative) cell surface. Many PEP-CTERM proteins exhibit an unusual sequence composition that includes large numbers of potential glycosylation sites. Expression of one such protein has been shown restore the ability of a bacterium to form floc, a type of biofilm.) yields MNFAKTTLFGAALAMGLSATAGAAITATYGWEDGGTILGNYGDIIAENTADAARSGTAGLKLTDDAATGTPQAYAAFITGLAEGDTIEVTVYAKDLPGIDGNGGRIWGHYGGDANDINVYDGSASGLGSYSDADWTELTYSWTMAAEKENFILEFRTYNNPGDGAFFDDLSITVSNDNAIINIPTVIPEPASLALLGLSGLMMLRRRK; encoded by the coding sequence ATGAACTTCGCAAAGACGACGCTTTTTGGTGCTGCATTGGCTATGGGGCTTTCCGCAACAGCAGGTGCAGCAATTACAGCAACGTATGGCTGGGAAGATGGTGGGACTATACTCGGTAATTATGGTGACATCATTGCGGAAAACACTGCAGATGCTGCAAGAAGTGGAACTGCAGGTTTGAAACTAACAGATGATGCGGCGACAGGTACGCCACAGGCTTACGCCGCATTTATTACCGGCTTAGCTGAAGGTGATACGATTGAAGTCACAGTATATGCCAAGGATTTGCCAGGTATCGATGGTAATGGCGGTCGTATCTGGGGGCATTATGGTGGCGATGCAAATGATATCAATGTGTATGATGGTTCTGCCAGTGGTTTAGGGTCATATTCCGATGCAGATTGGACAGAACTTACTTATTCTTGGACGATGGCAGCTGAAAAAGAAAACTTTATCTTAGAATTTCGTACATACAATAATCCGGGAGACGGTGCGTTTTTCGATGATTTATCAATTACGGTAAGTAACGATAATGCTATAATTAATATCCCAACAGTAATTCCTGAGCCAGCATCACTCGCGCTTCTCGGCTTGAGTGGTTTGATGATGCTGCGTCGCCGCAAATAA
- a CDS encoding argininosuccinate synthase produces MAKQRDPKKIVLAYSGGLDTSIILPWLKERYPGVKLVAFAAELGQGDELKGIEEKAYASGADEVIVKDLRKEFAEQYCFPMIRAHATYETDYMLGTSIARPLIAKHQVLVAKQTKADAVGHGATGKGNDQVRFELTARALAPKLQIISPWKDPVFIEDGLTDRETAIDYARKHKIPIDQTKKKIYSRDRNLWHISHEGAEIEHPDQEPEWKKCLVMSVPVEKAPNKAENVEIEFKKGNPISVNGKKLAGHEIIELLNEVGGKHAVGQTVLVENRLVGMKSRGVYETPGGSILYEAHKALEQLCIERELYHEKLNLANRYAELTYYGQWFHPLREAIQCFMDKANETVTGTVTVKLYKGRALAIKADSKLSLYDEQLASFAMDNYDITAARGFIDLYGLPMQVRGLKHKPKI; encoded by the coding sequence ATGGCTAAGCAGCGCGACCCCAAGAAAATCGTACTCGCCTATTCAGGCGGGTTGGATACCTCGATTATTCTTCCGTGGCTCAAGGAACGCTATCCCGGTGTGAAGCTTGTTGCTTTTGCAGCAGAACTCGGGCAGGGTGATGAACTCAAGGGGATTGAAGAAAAAGCATACGCATCAGGTGCTGACGAAGTGATCGTTAAAGACCTGCGTAAAGAATTCGCGGAGCAATATTGCTTCCCGATGATCCGGGCACATGCAACTTATGAAACCGACTATATGCTCGGCACCTCGATCGCGCGCCCGCTGATCGCGAAACATCAGGTTCTCGTTGCCAAACAGACCAAAGCGGATGCCGTCGGCCACGGTGCGACGGGTAAAGGTAACGACCAGGTACGCTTCGAGCTGACCGCGCGTGCATTGGCGCCCAAGCTTCAGATCATTAGTCCTTGGAAAGACCCTGTCTTTATTGAAGACGGTTTGACAGACCGCGAAACTGCGATCGATTACGCTAGGAAGCACAAAATCCCCATCGATCAGACCAAGAAGAAAATCTACTCACGTGACCGTAACCTGTGGCATATTTCGCATGAAGGTGCTGAAATTGAGCATCCTGACCAAGAGCCAGAATGGAAGAAGTGCCTCGTGATGAGTGTGCCTGTCGAGAAGGCTCCGAACAAGGCCGAGAACGTTGAAATCGAGTTCAAAAAGGGTAATCCTATTTCAGTCAACGGTAAGAAGTTGGCAGGCCATGAGATTATTGAGCTGCTCAACGAGGTTGGTGGCAAGCATGCGGTCGGTCAAACCGTCCTCGTGGAAAACCGTCTGGTCGGCATGAAGTCACGTGGTGTGTACGAAACACCGGGCGGATCGATCCTTTATGAAGCGCACAAAGCACTCGAACAACTCTGCATCGAGCGTGAGCTATACCACGAGAAACTGAATCTCGCGAACCGTTACGCAGAGCTCACTTATTACGGCCAATGGTTCCACCCATTGCGTGAAGCAATCCAGTGCTTTATGGACAAGGCCAACGAAACGGTCACCGGCACCGTGACGGTCAAACTCTATAAGGGCCGCGCTTTGGCGATTAAAGCTGATTCCAAACTCTCACTTTACGATGAGCAGTTGGCATCATTTGCGATGGATAACTACGACATCACCGCAGCTCGAGGGTTTATTGATTTGTACGGCTTGCCAATGCAGGTGCGCGGTTTGAAGCATAAGCCAAAGATCTAA
- a CDS encoding M3 family oligoendopeptidase → MVEAISPVRKYVPKGLDCADWQQIEPVVVKLLDRELNSLTDFEQWLADNSELQAVLSEYASRRNIDFACHTDDKEIESAYMHYVEKIAPKLQPLQDQFHRKYLESPYRSQLTDSKFELLTRDWQASVDLFRDENIPLQVEDAKLNKEYDQTIGAMTVDYDGETYTLQQIGRFLEDTDRSVREETWALSSNRRLDDRGKIDDIFEKMLQNRSKIAANADCENYREYLWKSWCRFDYTPQHCHEFADAVEKSIVPLMKKLHQERANQLNIDVLRPWDSSVDPLGRSPLMPFDKSDVQRLVSGCKTIFSKIEVPLAADYDMLKMGRNLDLDSRIGKRAGGFQASLPESKQPFIFMNAAGLQRDVETMLHEAGHAFHYIWAAESEPLVFLQHAPLEFCEVASMSMELFASPYLSEFYPNQADADRARRKHLEGILSVLPWIATIDQFQHWLYTNEGHSLEQRTQAWRDILARFSTGLIDYTGFEEARDARWHAQLHLFHVPFYYIEYGIAQLGALQLYNIYRQDPATALSLYRKALTLGGTRPLPELFAAAGISFDFSLKTIQPLIDTLEQELATLPA, encoded by the coding sequence ATGGTTGAGGCAATATCACCAGTGAGAAAATATGTACCAAAAGGTTTAGATTGTGCTGATTGGCAACAGATCGAGCCAGTTGTTGTAAAACTTTTGGATCGAGAGTTAAATTCACTCACGGATTTCGAACAATGGCTTGCTGATAATTCAGAATTGCAAGCTGTGCTTAGTGAATACGCATCACGTAGAAATATAGATTTTGCATGTCATACTGATGACAAAGAGATCGAATCCGCTTATATGCATTACGTTGAAAAGATCGCACCTAAGCTTCAGCCCCTACAGGATCAGTTCCATCGAAAATATTTAGAATCGCCTTACCGTAGTCAACTGACAGATTCTAAGTTTGAGCTGCTGACGCGGGATTGGCAAGCTAGCGTTGATCTTTTTCGTGATGAAAATATTCCGTTGCAAGTTGAAGACGCCAAACTTAACAAAGAGTACGACCAAACAATCGGTGCTATGACTGTTGATTACGACGGGGAAACTTACACGTTACAGCAAATTGGCCGTTTTCTTGAGGATACCGATCGTTCCGTTCGTGAGGAAACATGGGCGCTTTCATCTAATCGTCGATTAGATGATCGAGGTAAGATAGATGATATTTTCGAAAAAATGCTACAGAACCGTAGTAAAATCGCAGCCAACGCAGACTGTGAAAACTACCGTGAATATCTCTGGAAATCATGGTGCAGGTTTGATTATACCCCGCAGCATTGTCATGAGTTTGCGGATGCAGTTGAAAAATCAATTGTTCCTTTAATGAAAAAATTACATCAAGAGCGAGCCAATCAGCTTAACATTGATGTGCTTCGTCCATGGGATTCGTCTGTAGATCCATTAGGGCGATCACCTCTTATGCCTTTTGATAAATCAGATGTGCAGCGGCTGGTTAGTGGCTGTAAAACGATCTTTAGTAAAATTGAAGTCCCTTTGGCCGCTGATTATGACATGCTTAAAATGGGGCGTAATCTAGATCTGGACTCACGCATTGGAAAAAGAGCAGGTGGTTTCCAAGCTTCGTTGCCTGAATCAAAACAACCGTTTATTTTCATGAATGCAGCGGGTTTGCAGCGCGATGTCGAAACAATGCTACATGAAGCAGGCCATGCTTTCCATTATATTTGGGCGGCTGAAAGTGAACCGCTTGTTTTTTTACAGCACGCGCCACTCGAATTTTGCGAAGTCGCTTCAATGTCAATGGAATTGTTTGCATCTCCGTATCTCAGTGAATTTTATCCCAATCAAGCGGATGCAGACCGCGCACGTCGTAAGCATCTTGAAGGCATTCTTTCTGTTCTGCCATGGATCGCCACAATCGACCAATTCCAGCATTGGCTTTATACGAACGAAGGCCATTCACTTGAGCAGCGGACTCAGGCATGGCGTGATATCCTTGCACGCTTTTCAACAGGCCTCATCGATTACACCGGTTTTGAAGAAGCACGCGATGCTCGTTGGCATGCGCAACTCCACTTATTTCATGTCCCGTTCTACTACATTGAATATGGCATTGCTCAACTTGGTGCGCTTCAGCTTTATAACATCTACAGACAAGACCCAGCAACAGCACTGTCGCTCTACCGCAAAGCTTTAACTCTTGGTGGTACGCGGCCACTCCCTGAATTATTTGCAGCTGCAGGAATCAGCTTTGATTTCTCTTTGAAAACCATTCAACCCTTAATCGATACACTTGAACAGGAACTCGCAACGCTGCCCGCCTAG